taaataccagaaccatgttttacttgaTATCTGTTTGACGACTTAACAATGACATCTAAATTACtgatatgcaaaataaaattgccaAATTTAATCAACTAAATTCAGGGCTTCTCATGATGAGACTAGAACCCTGAATGATAAGTTGTAAATCAAGCTCTCAAACTGACCTGAGATACATCACTAACAGTTCTCTTAACACTTTTCTAGGAAATCCAACATAAGTTTCATTTCCAATTCAGATCACAAGGCATAAAGACAGCATAGAAAAACAGAACATACAAATAAGCTTAAGTGTGTTTAAAGTATACCTGTTCAGAATCTACTGACCTTTGCGACCATGGCGTCCTCTGCCACGACCTCGCCGTCTCATCTGGTTGGTAGGGTATCCCCTTTGATTCCAACCCCCTTCCAACCCAGCTGATCCCATGTTCACTACACCACCCATCCCATAGCCACCCGGCACCACTATAGAGTTGTTATACATCCCTGTGGCCACCCCAAACGCCCCGAGAAGGCTCAATGCCTGGCCTACTGCAGCAGAAGGGTCCATCTGCATATAGGGAGGTGGCACGATAGTTGTACCAACCATACTAGGATACACATTGTCCACATATTGCAGATTCTTAGCCCCGCCCTTGTGAGACTTCGGCCCATCAATTGCCTGCTGGCAATGCAATGTAACCCCTTCAAACTGCTTATGAGGCTCCCTCAATGCCAATTTTGCGCTCTCAACGGTCTTATATATAAACAAGCAGAAGCCCCTTGGTTTGCCAGTCTCTCTATCAAGCCCCAAGGGGCCTTCCTCGATCTCCCCATACATAGAGAAgaaattcttcaatttctccGGATCAAGATCCTCCCCCACATTACCCACAAAAATCTTCCTCTGTGTATACTCTGTCACCGGTTTCTGTGGAAATGCCGTAGCAATAGACCCCACGGATGCCAGCTGGGACGACGTCATTCGTTCATCGATCAACTTCTGAGGCTCCTTCAGAGCCTGGCGAGCTTCGAGGCGGGTCTTGAAGAGAACGAACCCGTAGCCCTTGGATCGGCCAGTGGCCTTGTCGGTGACGACGCGGCAATCCTCGATTTCACCGAATTTCGCGAACTCCTCGAACAGCGTCTCCGTGGTGGTGTCCCACTTGAGGCCGTGCACGAATATCTTCCGGTTGGAGGGCTCCACATCCGCCGAGGCCCGAACCCTAGCCGCCACGTCGGCGTGGCGATCGGCGGCTTCTGTGAGCAATTGGACCAGTGATTCCTTACTAAACGCAGCTAGGACGCTCTGAATCGGCTCCTCCTCCGCCTCGTCGCCGTTATGGTTGCTCTCAATTGGCTCTTCGCCACCTCCGTCGTGATTGCTTGGAATTGTTAACGCGTTGCCACCAACATTGTTGATCGGGATTTGCTCCTCTCCGACGGCGCAGATGCTGTGTGGATCGTCTTCTTCAGCAtccgcttcttcttcttccaaatAAAGTGATGTTTGGTACTTAATCACTCTCGTCTCGTATGTAATTTAGAAGTTTGTATCCAACGTGTTTATAATCAGATCAGTTTAAACGTTTTCTTCTGGAGAACTAATCGTATACTAACGCATTTCTTTTCGGGACAaagtttatgaaaaaatatttattttattaaatagaaggagtgaaaataagagagaagagaaaataaaaagaacaaGGAGTTCGGTGTTTCATTAGTACCAAGTACACTCGATCGGGTATCAGCTACTCGAAAGGTAATGTGAAGCTCACCCGATCAAATGCAATTCACGGCACTTGGCTACCACTGGAGACGTGAACCTTGTTTTCCCCAACATTCAACTTCTACGTGGAAAATGCATCCTAATGAGTCATAAACACTCTAAATTAGTCCACTAATTCTACGAAGAATTACTAACTTATTTGATTCACATTTTGTCACAAATTTAGTAGTTATATGACattatacaaaattatactattaatttaaaattttctattatGGCCTTGCTTTGATCTACAAGATATTgggctttatttttttctctcacttGTTGTTTCACTCGTTTTCGTTTTCTCTTGAAGAGACGTTAACTATCGACTCTATATTGTGGACTAGGTTACCAAGGTTTGCTGCCGTTGGTGGTTTTGGGTAGCATTTGTATTAAGAGGGTTGGTGTTAATCTATTAAAAGTTTTTTGGCTAtcctttttttattctgtCATATTTTGTTCGATACCTTCACATTTGATAAATATACGcaatttggatttatttttgtgttttaccGATTATCATCACTACAACTTTATCTTATTTCCTATTTGTGATGTACATTGAATTGGTGACGAGTGTAGCACGTGTTTATCGTTTGTTTATGTCGTTTATGCTTCTATTTATATTCTTGGGTTAAAAGACGCATTATGGATGGTTGGGATTCTATGAATTCCATTGAACCAAGTCCTGAAGTGTAAGGTTAGTAATCTTGAATAGTAactttagtattttaattacgtGATATGATAGATCATACTAGCATATATGATCTCGcatctttaaattaaaaaaaaaaattcaaaaagacCAACAGTGTTCTTGGATGGCTCtgaattcaaaaaaaaaattgtactgaTAAGAGACAGACCAGACACattaacaaagaaaaataaatgaaatccCGTATTAACGTGATTATCTTTTTGTACATGAATGCAAATCCCGACTGAATATTTTGAAGCTGAAAATTACTAACAAACTGAAATTGTCACTTAAGCATTTATAAATCTTGAATAATATGTTAATCGGATTTTGATTATGGAGTAATGAATAACGAAGCCATTTCTTTGGAActaataatactctctccgtccctgaaaatttatcaccaatttcttttttcgtccatcttttaaaatttgtcacctttcacttttatcatttttggtagtgggaccctacatttcactaacttattcacactcacattttattataaagctaatatataaaagtaggacccacatgttaccaactttttcaacccactttctgcTCTcgccgtccccgattaagagtcacactttgaccgggcacgagttttaagaaatgtaaagaaaagttggttgaaaaaaattagtggaacgtgagacccatttttttatattggttttataataaaatatgagtgaattgagttagtgaaTTGTGGGActtacttactatttatggtaaaaatgaagtatgactcttaattggggacggaccgaaatggaaaagttagactcttaatcggggacggagggagtattatatttcttaaaactcgtgtcgggtcaatTAGTGACGAATTATTAGGGACGaagggagggagtatatgttttcGTAAATGTACCATGCACTCCTCTAACCAAAAAACAGTTGGGCTAGAAACAGCCGAAGCCCATTTACTGCATTTTTTCAACGGACTCAAACTTCTAACTGCAAAGCCCGTTTATCAGCCcattatatgtataaaaagtCAAAAACCCTTCCAAAATCTAGGGTTTCACCGTCTGCAACCAACATACACGCACAGGCCTTCAGCTTCCTCTCTCACCATTCCTTCCCCCTCTCCTTCTCCCAACTGCAATCATGGCGGATAGAGGCGCAGGGGACCGGGGCGGCTTCGGCCGTGGATTCGGAGGCCGAGGACGCGGCGGAGACAGAGGCGGCCGAGGACGCGGCCGTCGCCCCCGACGTGAGGCGGAAGAGGAAAAATGGGTCCCTGTCACCAAGCTGGGCCGCCTGGTAAGGGATGGCAAGATCAAATCACTCGAGCAAATTTACCTCCACTCCCTCCCGATCAAGGAGTACCAAATCATCGATCTTCTGGTTGGCCCGTCGCTGAAGGACGAGGTCATGAAGATCATGCCCGTCCAGAAGCAGACCCGCGCCGGGCAGAGGACGCGATTCAAGGCGTTCGTCGTCGTCGGCGATAGCAACGGCCACGTCGGCCTCGGCGTCAAGTGCTCGAAGGAGGTGGCGACGGCGATTCGAGGCGCGATTATTTTGGCGAAATTGTCGGTGATCCCTGTGAGGAGGGGATACTGGGGGAATAAGATCGGTAAGCCGCACACCGTGCCGTGCAAGGTCACCGGGAAGTGCGGGTCCGTCTTGGTGAGGATGGTGCCGGCGCCGCGTGGTTCGGGGATTGTGGCGGCTCGTGTGCCTAAGAAGGTTCTGCAGATGGCTGGTATTGATGATGTCTTCACCTGCTCCCGTGGATCCACTAAAACCCTAGGCAACTTCGTCAAGGTCTAATTCTTCAATGCTCTTTTTCAAATCAGATTCGAGTTGGTTTTATCACTTTATGTTTTGAGCATTGCATATAACTTGTGTTTATCTGAATGTGCACTGCGTTTAATTATGCTTTATCAATCCCAATTAGAATTTCATCAGAGGCAGACTCAGTTTGCTTGAATATGCATCTCTTATTAGACAGTGAATAGctcatttgtcattttattagtTACTGTGTTGTTTTCGTGCCTCTAATTGTTGTTTTTAAGTTGTTCGTTAGTTTATAGTTATATGGTTAATGTTGATATGATGCATGATTACACTTAGATATGGGATTATCTGCAAATGTTATGTTGTTGAGTATTAACTACTGCAGCATTGTAGTGAAGCTTTAGGGGTAATCGGTGTAGTGAAAATTTAGTGTCACTTTCATACGAGATTATCTGCTAATGTTATGCATTTTGGAATCCCGTGGAGGACAATTCTATGTCATATATAACCGTTACCATTCAGACCAttgttacatttttaatacgATTGAGTTAGTCTCTCTGTTTGCTTAagaattcaatttattaatttattgcatcTATGATTAATATCctgaacataaaatatgtagtactagtaatcATTTGTGCTTTCTTGAATTGCTTATTGTTGTCTTTGTACATAAAAAGTgttgtttctttatttgtgGTCTAGTTGGAGAAGGTTTGTCTTTGTGGTCTTGTAACAGTAGTTTGGCTTATGTTGGTGGCAAGTTATATACTAGTGTCATCATATGGTTGCTTATGCTTTTTTATGATCGAGTAATCCCCTATATGGCTACTGATTTGTACTTGTTGACTTGTTCTATGCAGGCAACATTTGACTGCTTGTTGAAGACTTATGGCTTCCTAACTCCAGATTTCTGGAGGGAGACCCGATTTTCAAAATCACCTTTCCAAGAATACACAGATTTGTTGGCAAAGCCGACTGGGAAGATTCTACATGTTGTGGACGAAGTTGAGGCCTAAGCGTAAG
The nucleotide sequence above comes from Salvia hispanica cultivar TCC Black 2014 chromosome 5, UniMelb_Shisp_WGS_1.0, whole genome shotgun sequence. Encoded proteins:
- the LOC125189768 gene encoding 40S ribosomal protein S2-4-like gives rise to the protein MADRGAGDRGGFGRGFGGRGRGGDRGGRGRGRRPRREAEEEKWVPVTKLGRLVRDGKIKSLEQIYLHSLPIKEYQIIDLLVGPSLKDEVMKIMPVQKQTRAGQRTRFKAFVVVGDSNGHVGLGVKCSKEVATAIRGAIILAKLSVIPVRRGYWGNKIGKPHTVPCKVTGKCGSVLVRMVPAPRGSGIVAARVPKKVLQMAGIDDVFTCSRGSTKTLGNFVKATFDCLLKTYGFLTPDFWRETRFSKSPFQEYTDLLAKPTGKILHVVDEVEA
- the LOC125189300 gene encoding UBP1-associated protein 2A-like; this encodes MIAVGRRRGGRNVRSLSPLKKCSKWASAVSSPTVFWLEECMTRVIKYQTSLYLEEEEADAEEDDPHSICAVGEEQIPINNVGGNALTIPSNHDGGGEEPIESNHNGDEAEEEPIQSVLAAFSKESLVQLLTEAADRHADVAARVRASADVEPSNRKIFVHGLKWDTTTETLFEEFAKFGEIEDCRVVTDKATGRSKGYGFVLFKTRLEARQALKEPQKLIDERMTSSQLASVGSIATAFPQKPVTEYTQRKIFVGNVGEDLDPEKLKNFFSMYGEIEEGPLGLDRETGKPRGFCLFIYKTVESAKLALREPHKQFEGVTLHCQQAIDGPKSHKGGAKNLQYVDNVYPSMVGTTIVPPPYMQMDPSAAVGQALSLLGAFGVATGMYNNSIVVPGGYGMGGVVNMGSAGLEGGWNQRGYPTNQMRRRGRGRGRHGRKVKL